DNA from bacterium:
ATCGACCCGCGCGTCTTGATCCTGAACGCGACCCCGGCCGCCGGCCTGATCTTCGGCAACCCGGCCACCGGCGTGGAGATGGGCCTGTACAGCTACCTGCCGGTGTTCGGCACCGACCCGGGCCTGCTCTACACCCTGCAGCTGTCCACCCTCAACTACCTGATGGTCGACGCCCAGCTGCAGATCGTCAACCATCCCAGCTACGACGCGCCCAAGGTGGCGGACAACAACGCCGTGCAGTGGACGGCCGACGGTCTGACCTCGCTGCTGACGATCGTGGTCGGCGCCGAGGAGATGAGCTGGGGCCAGGTCAAGAGCCTGTACTAGCCGCAACGATCCCGCGGAGGGCGTGTCGGAATCCCCCCCAGGACGCGACGAACCTCCGCAAACGGGAAGCGGGAGAGGGCAACCTCTCCCGCTTCCTCGTGCTTGGCGGCGGCCGTCACCGCGGCGGCGGCTCCGGGTCGCGCTTCACGATGTGGAACCCGTACGACGTTTCCACCACACCGGAGATCCCGCCGGGCTTCAGGGCGAAGAGGGTCTCCTCGAAGGCCGCTTCCAGATTCCCCGGCTCCACCAGCCCGACGAGCCCGCACCCGAAGCGGCTCTGCTCGTCGTCGGAGAAGCGGGCGGCCAGGTCGCAGAAGTCGGCGTCGGGCGCCTGCGCCTGGCCGGCGATCTCGGCGGCCAGGGTCTGCGCCTGGGGCCGTGAACGGGAGATCGTGCCGCCGTCGCCTCCCGACCCCTTCCAGGCGATCAGGATGTGGCGGGCCACGGCTCGCCGCACGGGCACGCGCATCAGCACGTGGAAGCCGGCGGGCGACTCGACGCAGGGCTCGATCCCCCCGATCTCCAGCTGCGACAGGGTGACCTCCAGGGACAGCGGCAGCCGGCCGGGCGTCACGACGCCCAGGTCGCCGCCGAGGCGCGCCGAGTGGGCGTCGTCGGAGTAGCGGCGGGCCATCTCGTCGAACGAGGCGCGCTTGTCGAAGATCTCGGTCGCGACCCGCACGGCCAGGGCGTGCGCTTCGTCCCGCGTGCGCGTGACGCCCGGCATCGCCGGACGGGCGTCGCGGTGGGAGATCAGGATGTGCGCGCCGGCGACCGCTTGCGTCCGCAGGTCGGTCATCCCCCGCGCGGTCACGAGGGAATCCGCGGCGGCCGTCGGGGAACGCTCCGCCCGCGGGGCGGCCGGTGCGCGGCCGCGCAGCAGCCCGAAGGCCGTCAGCGCGACCACGCCCGCCAGGGCCGCCAGCAACGCGAGTCGCCGTGGGGTCATCGTTCGCCCTTCCGGTAGGGGTCGGCCCCGGTGGCGTGCAGGATCTTGCTGGAGAGCAGGTGGTGGATCTGCAGCTCCCAGTCCACGATCCCCGCGCGCATGTGGAGGTGGCGCATGTAGGTCAGGAACTTCTCCCGCTCCGGCGGCTCGAAGCCGACCGCCGCCATGGCCGCGCCGAGGTGCTCGTACATCGCGTCCAGCTCGTCCTGCGTCGGCAGCTTCGTGGAGCGGTGCGGGTGGTTGACGCGCATCTCGGGCCGGCGGCTCGGCTCGCGCCGCGGCGTCGTGCAGGCCGCGCGCCAGGCCCGGCGCAGCTCGTAGCTCAGGACCATCACGGCCTGCGAGAGGTTCAGGGACGGCTGCTCGGGGGCGGTGTCGATCGCGCAGACGTAGCGGCAGGCGTAGACCTCGTCGTTGGTCAGCCCGGTGCGCTCGGTGCCGAACATCAGGGCCACCGGCCCCTCGGCCGCGTGCTCGATCAGCAGCGCCGCCAGCTCGTGCGGCGGCAGCAGCGCGCCCTTGCGCAGCTCGCGGGGGCGCGCGGTGGTGCCGGCCACGACTAGGCAGTCGCGCACCGCGGCCCGGTGGTCCAGCACGACCTGCGCGCCGTCGAGCACGTCCTCGGCCCCGTGGGCCAGCGCGCGGGCCCGCTCGCCGTAGGGGTCGTGGGGCGAGATCAGCACCAGGCGCGACAGGCCCATCGTCTTGATGGCGCGGGCCGTGGCGCCGACGTTGCGCGGCTCGGTGGTGCGGCTCAGCACGATGCGGACGTTGTCCAGCACCGCCTGGGCCGCGGGGTCGACGGGGTCGTGGGGGAAGCGGGCCACGGGTTTCGTCCTCTGGGGGGATGGCTGGTCGTCCGTCCCCCCAATATCGCCCCCCGCGGGCCGCTTGTCACGCGCCGGGGCCGCTACTTCAGCAGGACGAGCTTGTGCGTCGCGACGACGCCCGCCGCCTCGAGCCTCGCCACGTAGACGCCCGAGGGGACCCTGCGGCCCTGCGCATCGCGCCCCGACCAGACGGTTGAACCGATCCCGGCGGGGCGCATCCCGTCGACCAGGCGCGCCACCTCGCGGCCGGCGAGGTCGTGGACCGTCAATGCGACCATCCCCGGGGCTTCGAGCGCGAACGACAGGGTCGTGCGCGGGTTGAACGGGTTCGGGTACGGGCTGGCGAAGCGCACCGGCGGCGGCGGGCTCGCCTCGGGAACCGCGGTGGCGGCTGCCAGGCACTGCCGCCGGGCCGTGACCACGCCGGCCTCGCCGCAGGCGACCATCACCAGGTCGTCGGCGGTGGCGACGCCGTAGGAGATCGGCGGCGCCG
Protein-coding regions in this window:
- a CDS encoding RNA methyltransferase is translated as MARFPHDPVDPAAQAVLDNVRIVLSRTTEPRNVGATARAIKTMGLSRLVLISPHDPYGERARALAHGAEDVLDGAQVVLDHRAAVRDCLVVAGTTARPRELRKGALLPPHELAALLIEHAAEGPVALMFGTERTGLTNDEVYACRYVCAIDTAPEQPSLNLSQAVMVLSYELRRAWRAACTTPRREPSRRPEMRVNHPHRSTKLPTQDELDAMYEHLGAAMAAVGFEPPEREKFLTYMRHLHMRAGIVDWELQIHHLLSSKILHATGADPYRKGER
- a CDS encoding peptidylprolyl isomerase — protein: MTPRRLALLAALAGVVALTAFGLLRGRAPAAPRAERSPTAAADSLVTARGMTDLRTQAVAGAHILISHRDARPAMPGVTRTRDEAHALAVRVATEIFDKRASFDEMARRYSDDAHSARLGGDLGVVTPGRLPLSLEVTLSQLEIGGIEPCVESPAGFHVLMRVPVRRAVARHILIAWKGSGGDGGTISRSRPQAQTLAAEIAGQAQAPDADFCDLAARFSDDEQSRFGCGLVGLVEPGNLEAAFEETLFALKPGGISGVVETSYGFHIVKRDPEPPPR